The genomic window GCGACGCTGATGATGCTTGCGACGAATCTGTTGCATCAATTGATGAACCGTGTTACACCCTTGCCACAACAGCTTTACATCCGTGGGGTATGCGATGCGGCTTTCGTAGCAGGTAGCATCTTGTGAGCCTGATTGTGTTTGTTGCATACAGGGCTTCCATCGCGTGGCAAATACTTTCTGCCACTTGTCAATATCCAAGTGCTGACCAAGAAAACTTCTCCATTGGCTGGGCAAATCTTTGTCGCCAATTACTTCACCTGGTTTAAGTTGTATGCCACAAAAATATTGCAGTGACCAATCGGTGTTGATCCGCTCGATGAGTTTGGCATCACTCAACTGTAAATAATGTTTGAGATACTGCAGCGCGATTCCACCTTTGGCATCCAACCACGGCTTGCGACCTAATCCACTCAATGAAGATCGCGGTGCGGGCACCAGTGCTGCTAACTTTTCAAAGGGAATACTGAGATAAATTTTGCCAACATCAGTGCCATTAAATCTTTTCTCTAAAAGTGAAGGACCAAGCTGGAACAGAAGATTTTCATACATTTGAAGTGCAAATTTGATTGCCCCAAAATTGATCACTTCGTGACTTTTTTGGGGATTTTTCTTTGCACATACTACTGTGGAATCTTTGCCAAGTACGCATTCTGCATTTTCGGGAATACCCTAGTTAAAGGTGAACAGTGAGCCTTCGATTCTTCTGTTTGTTCACTGAATAGACTAAATAGTTCCCTGCTTAATTTCCTTTGTAAGCCGCAAACAAGCAACAGCGTAAGACTTCTGCCAAGGTTTTTTACAGAATTTTCATGGAAGAATTCCTCAGGCAACTAACCAGGTTTAAAATGCGGGTTATAATGTATATTCAATCAGAACGACTGCGTATGCGGCAATCCCCTCATTTCTTCCTACATAACCCAGCTTCTCATTGGTAGTTGCTTTAATCGAGATACAATCCTCATATAATCCTGTAACCTCTGCCAGAGATCGCTTCATGGAAGGTATGTAGGAATTTATCTTCGGATGCTCCAGGCAGACAGTTGTATCAAGGTTTCCCACCCGATATTTTTTTTCAGCAAGCAATTCCACAACCCGCTTCAATAAAATTTTGCTATCAATATTTTTATACTGCAGATCTGTATCAGGAAAATGAAATCCGATATCTCCCAGCCCTGCAGCGCCCAATAAGGCATCACAAATGGCGTGGATCAAGACATCGGCATCAGAATGCCCTACCGCTCCTTTGGTATGGGGAAGTTTCACTCCACCCAAATAAAAGTCATTTCCCTCAGCTAAAGGATGCACATCAAAGCCAAAGCCAATCCTGAATGGTGACAAAAAAATAATTTAATAACCCGTCTAATCCTGCTCTGAAGGTGGTGTTTCCTGCTGTGCGCCTTTCAAATTGTTAAAGTCAAACAATAAAGAAAAACGAAGGGTATTATCTAATGGATTCTTTTGGCTGGAAGTAGGTACCAAATAGGAAAAATTAAGGCCGAAGACATTATACTTTATACCTAAACCAGCTGTGAGGAACTGCCTGCCTCCTTTATTCTTGCTTTCGAAAAAGTATCCCGCCCGCACACTGAACAAGCTTTTATACCAGTATTCTGCTCCGCCTTGCACATCAATCTCCTGCATTTCTTCACTAAAACCTCCGGGAGCATCTCCAAATGATTTAAAGATGCCTGATATAACACCTACATTTCTGAAGTTGCCGGACGTATCCGGTGTGGGAACAAGCAATTTATTGAAATTAAGATCGAGTGACAATTTATTATATTCATTAAAGTCAAACGATACATCTCCACCTAACCCCAGGTTTGTTGGAATAAAGTCCTTATTCTCCGCAGATTCTGTATAGGTAATTTTATTACCGATGTTTGCAACAGTTGCCGCAATATTATAACTGCCTTTAGTGGTACCGAACTGAGCATTATGAGTATAAAAAAATGATATATCTGCTTTTACTGCTGTGCCCGCCTTAATAGGAACATTACTTACTGCAAAACCGGCCGCAAGGTTAGAATAGATAAATCCAAGATTCAGGCCTGTTCCAAAGTGATCTGTCAGTTTTCTGGAATATCCAGCATCAATAGCAAATTCTTTAGGGTTGAAATCGCCCAGGGTTTGACCGGAAGCATTTGTAAAGGTGATACTTCCCAGTGAAAAATAACGAAGGCCAAAAGATATTGCCGAGTTAGGATCAACTTTATAATATCCTCCTAAAGTTGCGAGGTAGATATCATTAACCAATTCACGTAGCCAGGGGGTATACGTAGCCGACAACGCCAGATCCTGCTGAGCAAAAGGCAGCTTCGCACCGTTCCAAAATATAGCATTTGCATCCGGTGAAAGAGCAAGCCCTGCATCGCCGATGGCAGCCGATCGGGCATCGGGAGCTATTCTTAAGAATGGAACAGCGGTATTAATAGTGTTTACACGGCCATCCAGCGAATCGGCAATACTCGGGGTTTGCGCTTTAACATAAGATGATATCAGAATAATAATTGTAATAACTGCAATAGAAGCCTTTCGAAATAAAGATATTGTATTCATTAAAATGGAGTGAGATGAAACTGAATGAGAAAACAAAAATATTTTTTTATTTAAGAATGACCAATTTTTCATACCTATCAGCCTTGAAACCATTTGCAGCTCTTACCGAAAGCTTATAAACATATACTCCCTTTCCTATAGGATCGCCGTAATCGTCCTTGCCGTCCCAGTAGATTCCATTCACCCGGTAACCGCCTTCAGCATCTCCAACGCCAAAACCCGAACCGGAAGTATTTACAGATTGGGGAACAATTGCCTGTTGCATGGTTTTTACCAGCTTCCCTGAAACCGTATAAATCTGAATCATAACATTAAGCACCGCACCCGGCATATTGTGCTCAAACATAAATTCAGTACGAGTAGTAAAAGGGTTCGGATAGTTCAGCACGTGCGCTAAGGCCATTGAGGCAGATGTAGAAACCACAAACTGTGTTAATGCCTGGGAAGAATTATTATACACATCCCAGGCCTTAACATTTAGTGTATGCACGCCTTCCGCCAGGCTGGTTAAAGGATAACGCACTTCCCCTGATTGGTAGCTGTCTAAATCGGTTGAATAAAAATTGTTCATGTCCAAAGTATTCTTAGTATCATTATCGAGCACAGCAGTTATATCGTGGCCAATACCAGTACCGACTGTATTAAGCCCGCTTGAATCGATCAACTTAACCAGGATCGTCGGGTTTGGATCTGTAATCCCGCCAAATACAAAGCGTTCGTCATTCATATATACTTTAACCTGCGGTCCTGAAACGTCATGTGCTACCGAGTCTGATATCCCCCCTATCACAATATCATTCTTATATCCTGAAGCATCTATAACACCGTTATCGGCATAGTAGCTGATTTTTCCGTAACCGAACTGATAAGAAATATCTTTCGGCACAATAAAAGAAAAACTAAAAACCCCATTGCGAACGCTTGCCTTACCATTATAGATCACGTTCTTTTGTAAAACAAAGCTTCTTACATAGCTTGCTTCGTCGTTAGCCAGGGTCTGGTAAAGCTGCGGCTTATCATAAATAGTTGGAAAAATAACGCCATTAAAGTCCTGCATTACATTACCGTTAAAATCATTTATGGTTCCGCTTACCGTAACCTTTTGAAGCGCTTTCATGGTATCAGGAACTGATGTTAGGGTTTTACCTTCAATGGCTGTAGTGTTTATATTGTATTGCGGGTAATCCAAAGTAATGGCAGGATCCCCTATAAGTGTGAACTTCCTGTTATTGGTATCACCGCTGATCTTGTTTTTGCCTCTCCTGAATACTTCGCCCAAAGGTGGAATAATACCGTTTTTTGCTACAAACACATTATCCATAAAGGCCTGATTCATCAATTTATTTGCAGATGAATACACCAGGCGAACGGTAGTTACCAATGCAATGGCACCTCCTTTTGCATTTAAAAGCAGCTGCTCTCCTGCCGATACTATGGACGGATTATCATACACTGTAAAATCGCAGGTGGCGGTTACAAACAGGGTAAGCTTATTTAAATTCGTGTAATTCTGAATCTCTGTAAGATTCATGATGCGCTCATGCCCTAGTCCGCCGGTGCCTCCATGACCAACATAATTAAACAGAAGGGTGCCCCCGTTAATTTGATTATTTATTGCAATGTTGACCTCAGGATAACGTGCTCCTCCCGGAATTTGCACTTGCTTATACGCATCTAAATAGATCTTATCGATGTTATACACCGGGTGAGCATTGCCCGTATTTGTTGCGATCTCATCACAGTCATTTATGTGCACATCATTATCTTCATCATCTGCAACAAAGGTGAGCACATTGCGCCAGTTTCCTAAAGATTGGGGAGCCGCATAGATTTTTATTTTATTTATTACAACAGATGCCTGGTCAGTATTGTTAACCGGAAGCCGGCCTATCGCAATATCCACTTTTGCTGCCGGATCGAGAATGTTTCCCCCTTCGGTTACATCTAATAATCCGAAAAAATCGTCTGATACAAAGGAGCTGGTAGGGCTTAAGGAATTGGAGCTCTCGTAAGCAGGAATTAAGCTGCTATTTCCGGGTATATTTTCCTTATTATCATAGGAACCATCTCCAAAAAGAAGCAGGTATTTGGGCATTAATACCGAATCACCATTAGCCCGAACGTAAAACATTCGTATGAAATCACGAATAGCAGAAAGGTCTTTTGCCCCTGCTGAAAACTCATTATATATCTGCTCCACTGAAACTACATTCACGGATTGGCTGAATTGATTCCGGTGGAAATTTCCCAGGTCTTCTGCCGAAGACCTTAACAGGTCGGGGGTAATAATAAACAGGTCAGACTGGCTAAGAGAATGCAAGTCCTGGTTTAATATTTTGCCTGCTATTTCAGGCACCATACCTTCACTATTTGAAAAAATTACAAATTCATGAAGCGTGTCAGTAGCTACCGTAAACTGGCTCTGGTTACCTGTGAAATTCATGGATTCACTCACGACATTAGTAGACTTGGTAACATCCCACGTTAATAAATTACTATTTGTATTGCTGATAGTGAATTGAGATACTTTTCCTATACCCATGGATGCAGCACTCCTGAAATTCATTTGCGAGCCATTCCACGAAAGGTTACTCACAACGTTAATCTCAATATAATCGAGATACCCAACAGCATCCTGAGAATTCTTATTATAATCCAGTTTTACTGTAAGCGTACCCGGGGCAGGATAAAATACAGATTGCAATACAGAGCCATTTGCATATCCGCAAGTATAATCGGCGCATACCGCTGGAATGGATTGGGCAGCTATTAAGCTTTGGCCATTTACAGATAGGGCAAAGCTATTGCTGGCATATATACTTCTGGAGGCTACGCTGGCGGTTACCGTGCCCTGTGAGCCTGCAACAATATTTGGAAAAGTAAAGGGAACGGATACCGCAGTCTCAAAATCAAATTTTTCGCCAAACCATTGCCTTCCACTTTGAAGGAGATTTTCCAGATCCAATTCATGAAAAGCATAATCATCAAAGGTATTTACAGCAAAATTACTGGCTTCACCTGAACTGTAATCCTGCACCCGTTTTCCGGCGCCCAAATCAGTAGTAATAAAATAATAGGTACTCTTGGAGTAAAGATTAGAGATATGACTGAAGCGCTTTAAGGCTGCATCATATTTCCACCTGTCCGGACTCTGTCCGTAAAACAATACGTAATCGCCATCATCAAACTTCCCATCTTCTTCACCCACTACTTTTATAGCATTCTCCTGCAAATCATCATAACGAAAGAAACTATTTGGCTCAGGTAACATGCCACCGCCGTTTCCATAAATACGAATGTTGCGCGGATCAATTGATGTTGTACTGATTCCCAGGGTTTGCAGGAATGACTTATCTATCTTGTAAATACCATCCTTACCTACAGCTATTTTATACCATGTTCCAGTTGCCAATACGGAGTGGGCAACATAAGAATTGGTGCTTCTTAAGGAAGTACCGGCTTCCGGGGTTACGGTTAGTGAATAACTGAATGAAACCAGCCTTTCAACAATTCCAGTAGCAGGATTTCTCCGGAAAGGAAGAATGGCAACCAAAGCAATAGGTCTGGTGCGTTCAAATCCATTATTTACCGTTATAACCGGTGTATTTTTAATCGGATCGAAATCTTTTCCCGTGAATCCTTTTAACTGCGTGTTTACCAGAGCATATACAGCATTGTAAAGCGTAACATTCACCTTTCCAGGCAAAGAAAGGCGGATTGATGCCTCAAAAAGCGGCAGACGGCCAAATTCATTTTCATGGTAAACTGCACCTTCAAAATAAAATGCATTATATATTTTATAATCGGAAAACTCTGATTTCAACAGCGTATCTGACCAGAGTAATTTTTGCGAATAGGAATTTACCTGGCTATAGGAAGAATAATAAATAAGCAATGCAATAATGAGAAAGGAGTACTTCTGCATGAAGAGATTTGTATTAATTAAATTTCATATCAGGGATTCTTAAAAAAATATCGTTCTTTAACGTATTATACTAAAGTTTATTTTTCAGCGTAGTCTAACCACAATTAAACTCAATTGCTGCAGTGAGAAGGATCGCAATATTAGCTATTATTTTATCGGGTCTCACAAAAATACAGGCTCAGGATGTAGTATTCAGTCAATTCTATAATACTACGCTTTATCTGAATCCGGCGTTCGCCGGAATAAGCGGAGGCCCCAGGCTTACCGCGTTATACCGCAACCAATGGCCTTTATTAGGAAATGCCTATTCCACCTATTTAGTTTCATATGATCAGTTTTTAAATCAGATTAACAGCGGTGTAGGCGCCATAGTTTCATCAGATGTACAGGGCGGTTTTTATTACACGAATAGCATTACCGGGATGTATGCCTATCAGATACAACTGAATGAAAATTGGGCGATAAATGTGGGACTTCAGGCAGCTTTTATGCAGAAAAGAATACAAACGGACAAATTGGTTTTTGCTGAAAATATTAACCTTGGAAATGGATCTGTCAACAATTTTCCCAGTAAGGATATTCCGGATAATCCTACCCGATCATTTGCTGACTTTGGGGCCGGTGCACTTTTTTTCAGTAAAAAAGTTTTTATCGGTTTTGCAGCAAAGCATCTTTCGCAGCCAAATGAATCTTTTGATAATACATTGCCGGAGCATTTGCCTATTTGTTATGATGCAAATGCAGGGATAGAGCTGCGCTCCGGCAACTACAGCTCTTCATCCTTTTTTTCGCCTAATATCATGTACGCTCAGCAGGAATTTTTTAAACAGGCAACAGGCGGCTTTATCACAGGTATAAATGTTTTTTATGCAGGTTTATACTACCGGTATGCTTTCGGAAAAAACAATGCAGCCTCTGTTCAGTCAGATAGCATTAAAGCCAGCAACTCATCCGCCTTTATCCTTCTCGCAGGATTACAAAAAGGGATCTTTAAAATTGGTTACAGCTATGACATAACCCTTGGCGGGTTAAGCGGAACAGGAGGAAGCCATGAAATTTCTGTTACACTCAATTTTAATGATTCGAAAAAATCCAGGGAAAAAAACCAGAGGAAAAAGCTTACCGAGTGTCCTAAAATGTTTTAATACCCGCAACCACTGTGTTTTTGGGCAACTGAAATACATCAGAATTCCATTATTGCCTTATTCTTACTGAATCAATTAATCAGGTTTTCGCTTGCACTAAATCAATTACTTTTGCGTTAATCCCTTCTACATTTTACAATTACTTAAGACAAACATGCTAAAGCATTCATTTTTTTTATCAGGACCAATAATGTTAACAGCGGTAGCTTGCCTGTTCATTTTGAATTCCTGCAAGAATGAAAAATCTACCGCTACAGGATGGAACTATAACGATTCTAAGTGGGGAGGATTCGAAGAACATAATTATAAAGGACAGGAAAACGGTCCTAATCTAGTGCTCATATCCGGCGGCTCCTACGTAATGGGCAATACTGAGCAGAACATAACTTACGATTACGATAATGTACCGCGTAAAGTAACGGTTGCTTCTTTTTATATGGATGAAACGGAGGTAGCAAATATTCACTATCGCGAGTATTTATTCTGGCTAAATCGAATTTTTGGGGCTGACTTTCCTGAAATTTATCGGCGTGCTTTACCCGATACCATGGTTTGGCGTGATGAGCTGGCTTATAATGAACCATACGTAGATTACTACTTCCGCCATCCTGCCTATAATAATTATCCTGTGGTAGGTGTTACCTGGGTGCAGGCCAATGAATACTGCAAGTGGCGAACGGACAGGGTTAACGAAGGCATCCTAATGCGCGAAGGAATTCTGGAAAGAAACCCGAACCAGGTAGATGCTGATAACTTCAATACCGGATCTTACCTTATTGGGCAATACCAGGGTACGGTTAAGAAAAACTTAAAAGATTACAGCCCAAATGGCACGGGTGAAAGACCAGTAAGAGTAGAGGATGGAATTTTGCTGCCGGATTACCGGCTCCCAACCGAAGCGGAATGGGAATATGCTGCATTAGGATTGATCGGCAATAGCGCATATAAAGGCGAAGAAATTATTACCGATAGAAAGATATATCCATGGAACGGCAAAAACCTCCGGGATCCCTATCATAATAGTGCACAGGGAAAATTTCTGGCAAACTTTAAAAGAGGAGGTGGTGATATGATGGGTATTGCAGGAGGCTTAAATGATAATGCTGACATTCCCGGGGAGGTTA from Chitinophagales bacterium includes these protein-coding regions:
- a CDS encoding 2-C-methyl-D-erythritol 2,4-cyclodiphosphate synthase, with the protein product MSPFRIGFGFDVHPLAEGNDFYLGGVKLPHTKGAVGHSDADVLIHAICDALLGAAGLGDIGFHFPDTDLQYKNIDSKILLKRVVELLAEKKYRVGNLDTTVCLEHPKINSYIPSMKRSLAEVTGLYEDCISIKATTNEKLGYVGRNEGIAAYAVVLIEYTL
- the porV gene encoding type IX secretion system outer membrane channel protein PorV codes for the protein MNTISLFRKASIAVITIIILISSYVKAQTPSIADSLDGRVNTINTAVPFLRIAPDARSAAIGDAGLALSPDANAIFWNGAKLPFAQQDLALSATYTPWLRELVNDIYLATLGGYYKVDPNSAISFGLRYFSLGSITFTNASGQTLGDFNPKEFAIDAGYSRKLTDHFGTGLNLGFIYSNLAAGFAVSNVPIKAGTAVKADISFFYTHNAQFGTTKGSYNIAATVANIGNKITYTESAENKDFIPTNLGLGGDVSFDFNEYNKLSLDLNFNKLLVPTPDTSGNFRNVGVISGIFKSFGDAPGGFSEEMQEIDVQGGAEYWYKSLFSVRAGYFFESKNKGGRQFLTAGLGIKYNVFGLNFSYLVPTSSQKNPLDNTLRFSLLFDFNNLKGAQQETPPSEQD
- the porU gene encoding type IX secretion system sortase PorU; this encodes MQKYSFLIIALLIYYSSYSQVNSYSQKLLWSDTLLKSEFSDYKIYNAFYFEGAVYHENEFGRLPLFEASIRLSLPGKVNVTLYNAVYALVNTQLKGFTGKDFDPIKNTPVITVNNGFERTRPIALVAILPFRRNPATGIVERLVSFSYSLTVTPEAGTSLRSTNSYVAHSVLATGTWYKIAVGKDGIYKIDKSFLQTLGISTTSIDPRNIRIYGNGGGMLPEPNSFFRYDDLQENAIKVVGEEDGKFDDGDYVLFYGQSPDRWKYDAALKRFSHISNLYSKSTYYFITTDLGAGKRVQDYSSGEASNFAVNTFDDYAFHELDLENLLQSGRQWFGEKFDFETAVSVPFTFPNIVAGSQGTVTASVASRSIYASNSFALSVNGQSLIAAQSIPAVCADYTCGYANGSVLQSVFYPAPGTLTVKLDYNKNSQDAVGYLDYIEINVVSNLSWNGSQMNFRSAASMGIGKVSQFTISNTNSNLLTWDVTKSTNVVSESMNFTGNQSQFTVATDTLHEFVIFSNSEGMVPEIAGKILNQDLHSLSQSDLFIITPDLLRSSAEDLGNFHRNQFSQSVNVVSVEQIYNEFSAGAKDLSAIRDFIRMFYVRANGDSVLMPKYLLLFGDGSYDNKENIPGNSSLIPAYESSNSLSPTSSFVSDDFFGLLDVTEGGNILDPAAKVDIAIGRLPVNNTDQASVVINKIKIYAAPQSLGNWRNVLTFVADDEDNDVHINDCDEIATNTGNAHPVYNIDKIYLDAYKQVQIPGGARYPEVNIAINNQINGGTLLFNYVGHGGTGGLGHERIMNLTEIQNYTNLNKLTLFVTATCDFTVYDNPSIVSAGEQLLLNAKGGAIALVTTVRLVYSSANKLMNQAFMDNVFVAKNGIIPPLGEVFRRGKNKISGDTNNRKFTLIGDPAITLDYPQYNINTTAIEGKTLTSVPDTMKALQKVTVSGTINDFNGNVMQDFNGVIFPTIYDKPQLYQTLANDEASYVRSFVLQKNVIYNGKASVRNGVFSFSFIVPKDISYQFGYGKISYYADNGVIDASGYKNDIVIGGISDSVAHDVSGPQVKVYMNDERFVFGGITDPNPTILVKLIDSSGLNTVGTGIGHDITAVLDNDTKNTLDMNNFYSTDLDSYQSGEVRYPLTSLAEGVHTLNVKAWDVYNNSSQALTQFVVSTSASMALAHVLNYPNPFTTRTEFMFEHNMPGAVLNVMIQIYTVSGKLVKTMQQAIVPQSVNTSGSGFGVGDAEGGYRVNGIYWDGKDDYGDPIGKGVYVYKLSVRAANGFKADRYEKLVILK
- a CDS encoding PorP/SprF family type IX secretion system membrane protein; translated protein: MRRIAILAIILSGLTKIQAQDVVFSQFYNTTLYLNPAFAGISGGPRLTALYRNQWPLLGNAYSTYLVSYDQFLNQINSGVGAIVSSDVQGGFYYTNSITGMYAYQIQLNENWAINVGLQAAFMQKRIQTDKLVFAENINLGNGSVNNFPSKDIPDNPTRSFADFGAGALFFSKKVFIGFAAKHLSQPNESFDNTLPEHLPICYDANAGIELRSGNYSSSSFFSPNIMYAQQEFFKQATGGFITGINVFYAGLYYRYAFGKNNAASVQSDSIKASNSSAFILLAGLQKGIFKIGYSYDITLGGLSGTGGSHEISVTLNFNDSKKSREKNQRKKLTECPKMF
- a CDS encoding SUMF1/EgtB/PvdO family nonheme iron enzyme, which translates into the protein MLTAVACLFILNSCKNEKSTATGWNYNDSKWGGFEEHNYKGQENGPNLVLISGGSYVMGNTEQNITYDYDNVPRKVTVASFYMDETEVANIHYREYLFWLNRIFGADFPEIYRRALPDTMVWRDELAYNEPYVDYYFRHPAYNNYPVVGVTWVQANEYCKWRTDRVNEGILMREGILERNPNQVDADNFNTGSYLIGQYQGTVKKNLKDYSPNGTGERPVRVEDGILLPDYRLPTEAEWEYAALGLIGNSAYKGEEIITDRKIYPWNGKNLRDPYHNSAQGKFLANFKRGGGDMMGIAGGLNDNADIPGEVTSFVPNDFGLYNMAGNVSEWVADVYRPTTFYDASDFNPFRGNIFMKDSLDAEGTHVDKDSMGRVVRIPVSDKESANRLNYRRGNAINFMDGDTMSDATYNYGVTTLINDNARVYKGGSWNDRAYYLSPGTRRFLDENLATATIGFRCAMVRVGSPAGNKIPSGNKIKEFKTR